A portion of the Lolium rigidum isolate FL_2022 chromosome 1, APGP_CSIRO_Lrig_0.1, whole genome shotgun sequence genome contains these proteins:
- the LOC124683572 gene encoding glucan endo-1,3-beta-glucosidase 14-like, whose amino-acid sequence MAPFATSRTLLLSALLCVLLCSEVCVLQCGAAIGINYGQVGNNLPTPAQAVSLLSSLRVGKVRIYDVNPQVMAAFGGTGIELIVTVPNDLVQPMAASAGQAAQWVAANIRPYFPATRVTGVAVGNEVFTDDDEALKASLVPAMRNLHAALAQLGMDGYVHVSTASSLGVLANSYPPSQGAFTPECAALMLPFLRFLAETNAPFWINAYPYFAYKGDPANVSLSYALSDPYHVGAVDPYTHLQYTSMLYAQVDAVSFAAARLGYGGIPVYVSETGWPSKGDADEVGATVENARAYNRNLLVRQVGNEGTPLRPRQRIEVYLFALFNENMKPGPTSERNYGLYQPDGRMVYNVGLMQQQTTSATALSLAASSAPPSTRDVRKDFTSMFLFTALAILVTSQAFLLG is encoded by the exons ATGGCGCCATTTGCGACGTCGAGGACCCTGCTGCTCTCTGCCCTCCTCTGCGTCCTCCTCTGCTCAG AGGTCTGCGTGCTGCAATGCGGCGCGGCGATCGGCATCAACTACGGGCAGGTGGGCAACAACCTGCCGACGCCGGCGCAGGCGGTGTCGCTACTGTCGTCGCTGCGCGTGGGCAAGGTGCGCATCTACGACGTGAACCCGCAGGTGATGGCGGCGTTCGGCGGAACGGGCATCGAGCTCATCGTCACGGTGCCCAACGACCTGGTGCAGCCCATGGCGGCCAGCGCGGGGCAGGCGGCGCAGTGGGTCGCCGCCAACATCCGGCCCTACTTCCCGGCGACGCGCGTCACGGGCGTCGCCGTGGGCAACGAGgtgttcaccgacgacgacgaggcgctcaagGCCAGCCTCGTCCCGGCCATGCGCAACCTGCACGCCGCgctggcgcagctgggcatggaCGGCTACGTGCACGTCTCCACCGCCAGCTCCCTCGGCGTGCTCGCAAACTCCTACCCGCCGTCGCAGGGCGCCTTCACGCCGGAGTGCGCCGCGCTCATGCTCCCcttcctccgcttcctcgccgagacCAACGCCCCGTTCTGGATCAACGCTTACCCCTACTTCGCCTACAAGGGCGACCCCGCAAA CGTGTCCCTGTCCTACGCGCTGTCGGACCCGTACCACGTCGGCGCGGTGGACCCCTACACGCACCTGCAGTACACCAGCATGCTGTACGCGCAGGTGGACGCCGTGAGCTTCGCGGCGGCGCGCCTCGGCTACGGCGGCATCCCGGTGTACGTCTCGGAGACGGGGTGGCCGTCCAAGGGCGACGCCGACGAGGTGGGCGCCACCGTCGAGAACGCCCGCGCCTACAACCGCAACCTGCTGGTGCGGCAGGTCGGCAACGAGGGCACGCCGCTCCGGCCCCGCCAGCGGATCGAGGTCTACCTCTTCGCGCTCTTCAACGAGAACATGAAGCCCGGGCCGACATCCGAGAGGAACTACGGACTCTACCAGCCCGACGGCAGGATGGTATACAACGTCGGCCTCATGCAGCAGCAGACCACGTCGGCGACGGCTCTCtccctcgccgcctcctccgcaccGCCTTCCACCAGG GATGTCAGGAAAGACTTCACCAGCATGTTCCTCTTCACAGCTCTGGCCATCCTTGTTACCTCGCAGGCTTTCTTACTAGGGTGA